Proteins from a single region of Mucilaginibacter daejeonensis:
- a CDS encoding SDR family NAD(P)-dependent oxidoreductase: MFSLKNKTAIVTGGGSGIGKAISKLFAKQGAAVHIIELNADAAQQTIDEIKAEGAEAFAHSCNVTDQAQVVSVFQSIGNIDVLVNNAGIAHVGNVEKTTEADLERVYSVNVKGAYNCFFAAIPLMKQHGGGVIVSMASIASSVGIADRFAYSMSKGAIHAMSMSIARDYLHDNIRSNSISPARVHTPFVDGFIAKNYAGKEAEMFEKLSKSQPIGRMAKPEEIASLALFLCADESGFITGSDYAIDGGFIRLNN, encoded by the coding sequence ATGTTCAGTTTAAAAAACAAGACCGCCATTGTGACCGGTGGCGGAAGCGGTATAGGTAAAGCCATTTCCAAACTATTCGCCAAGCAAGGTGCTGCCGTACACATCATCGAGCTTAATGCTGATGCTGCCCAGCAGACCATTGACGAGATCAAGGCAGAGGGCGCCGAGGCCTTTGCACATAGCTGCAACGTGACCGACCAAGCGCAAGTGGTGTCGGTGTTCCAAAGCATCGGCAATATCGATGTTTTGGTTAACAACGCCGGTATAGCTCATGTAGGCAACGTAGAAAAGACCACCGAGGCCGACCTGGAGCGCGTTTATAGCGTGAATGTGAAGGGTGCGTACAATTGCTTTTTTGCGGCCATTCCGCTGATGAAGCAACATGGCGGTGGGGTGATCGTAAGTATGGCATCTATCGCCTCATCGGTAGGTATAGCCGATCGTTTTGCCTATTCCATGAGCAAGGGGGCTATCCATGCCATGAGTATGTCGATAGCTCGCGATTATTTGCATGATAACATCCGTAGCAACAGCATATCACCGGCACGCGTGCATACGCCATTTGTTGACGGCTTTATAGCTAAGAACTACGCTGGTAAGGAAGCCGAGATGTTCGAGAAACTTTCGAAGAGCCAACCCATCGGCCGTATGGCCAAACCCGAAGAGATCGCCTCGCTGGCGTTGTTCCTGTGCGCTGACGAGTCAGGCTTCATCACCGGTTCTGACTACGCCATAGATGGTGGCTTCATCAGGTTGAACAACTGA
- a CDS encoding glycoside hydrolase family 53 protein: MINLRALIIVASVLILTACSTNKLAITNQNNAFAKGADISWLPQMEATGFKFYDNDGKPQDCFKILKDKGINTIRLRTWVNPNDDKASGHCSKDETVAMAVRAKKWGMRIMIDLHYSDSWADPGKQKKPKAWEGHDMPTLVKDVHNYTLDVMTALQKAGVNPEWVQVGNETPSGMIYPEGSTDNWPQLAQLINAGHDAIKKVSPNSKVILHIDQGNNNARFRHWFDNAVANKARFDVIGLSYYPYWLSDNHPNYTASINDLGANMNDMVARYHKEVMVVEVGGESSKPQNTYDMLLAVIKKTREVPGGKGLGVLYWEPQGANSWSHYPLSAWGDDGRPTKAMDAFKDAH; this comes from the coding sequence ATGATAAATTTACGCGCACTCATCATCGTTGCATCGGTACTTATACTCACCGCTTGCAGCACCAACAAACTGGCCATCACCAACCAAAACAACGCCTTTGCCAAAGGGGCCGACATTAGCTGGCTGCCGCAAATGGAGGCTACCGGCTTTAAGTTCTATGATAACGATGGTAAACCGCAAGACTGCTTTAAGATACTTAAAGATAAAGGCATCAACACCATCAGGCTGCGCACTTGGGTGAACCCTAATGATGATAAGGCCAGCGGACATTGCAGTAAGGACGAGACCGTGGCCATGGCGGTGCGAGCAAAAAAGTGGGGCATGCGCATCATGATCGACCTCCATTACAGCGATAGCTGGGCCGATCCGGGCAAACAAAAAAAACCTAAGGCCTGGGAAGGACACGATATGCCTACACTGGTGAAGGACGTTCACAACTACACCCTTGATGTGATGACCGCCCTGCAAAAAGCCGGCGTGAATCCGGAGTGGGTACAGGTGGGCAACGAGACACCCAGCGGCATGATCTACCCCGAAGGCAGTACCGATAACTGGCCTCAACTGGCTCAGCTGATCAATGCCGGTCATGATGCCATCAAAAAGGTGAGCCCTAACAGCAAGGTGATCCTGCATATTGACCAGGGCAACAACAATGCACGCTTCCGCCATTGGTTCGATAACGCGGTGGCCAATAAGGCCCGGTTCGATGTGATCGGCCTTTCATACTATCCTTACTGGCTAAGCGATAACCACCCCAACTATACCGCATCCATCAACGATCTGGGCGCCAACATGAACGACATGGTGGCCCGTTACCACAAAGAAGTGATGGTGGTTGAGGTTGGCGGCGAATCGTCCAAACCGCAGAACACCTACGATATGCTTTTAGCCGTGATCAAAAAGACACGTGAAGTGCCGGGCGGCAAAGGCCTGGGTGTATTGTACTGGGAACCACAGGGTGCCAACAGCTGGAGCCACTACCCGCTCAGCGCCTGGGGCGATGACGGCCGGCCTACCAAAGCCATGGACGCCTTTAAGGATGCCCACTGA
- a CDS encoding FAD-binding and (Fe-S)-binding domain-containing protein, translating to MIKEFERLAPRIKGELYFDNSPKHQTRLMAYATDASIYQEKPLAVVLPAEINDIKELIAFATQHKLTLIPRAAGTSLAGQVVGKGIVVDISHKFTSILGVNKEEKWVRVQPGVIRDDLNAYLRPYGLLFGPETSTASRAMIGGMVGNNSCGLHSIVWGAVRDHLLEVNAILSDGSEVVIKVGDHTQGHTGLKGKIYHELNDMLSNEHNQQLIKNSYPKKDVVRRNTGYALDALLQMQPYQADGQPFNLCSLIAGSEGTLAFITEVKLQLLDLPPSQISVVCIHTNSIDEALRANIVALKHKPMASELVDKFIMDFTINHPEYHKNRFFIEGDPAAILMVEFMADTAEASSGQANALINELQALGLGYAYPVLHNKDTVFAWDVRKAGLGLLRNIQGDAQPVNLIEDCAVSPLELPDYVKDLEVVLKKHGVQASYYAHAGAGELHIEPIVNLKTTEGQAAFRGILADTVELIKKYNGSLSGEHGDGRLRGEFIPTVLGSETYELLRKVKYLFDPNNIFNAGKVIDTPKMDTHLRVDTKPVPVTDTIFNFNKNGSILRLAEKCSGSGDCRKTAVTGGLMCPSYMATRQEKDTTRARANVLRQYLSGQETNPFDHEEIKEVMDLCLSCKGCKIECPSSVDVAKMKAEFLQHYYDANGVPMRAKLIGNFTKQMKLASIAPGVYNAIVNNDVARRAMNKLIGFHPDRTMPELAKQTLRSWFKGRKATRSAGKLVYLFCDEFTNYNDVEIGKKAIQLLENLGYQVVIPEHLESGRTYLSKGLVRKAAEIANQNVQLLGDLISKDAPLIGIEPSAVLTFRDEYVDLAKDENLEKALRIAKHTFTIEEFIAQEFTEGRISAEQFSDEKRTVAIHGHCYQKSLSSQSYIQTMLSIPANYEVSLIPSGCCGMAGSFGYEEEHYEVSNKIGELVLFPFVRSQPEEVIIAAAGTSCRHQIKDGTSRKAKHPVEILGEAYLPKD from the coding sequence ATGATCAAAGAATTTGAAAGACTCGCGCCCAGGATAAAGGGTGAGCTCTACTTCGATAATAGTCCAAAGCATCAGACCCGTTTGATGGCCTATGCTACCGATGCATCCATATACCAGGAGAAGCCACTGGCGGTGGTATTACCGGCGGAAATCAACGATATCAAGGAACTGATCGCCTTTGCTACCCAACATAAGCTGACCCTCATCCCCCGTGCAGCAGGCACCTCGCTGGCCGGTCAGGTGGTGGGTAAAGGTATCGTGGTGGATATATCGCACAAGTTCACTTCTATACTGGGAGTGAACAAGGAAGAAAAATGGGTGCGCGTGCAACCCGGCGTGATCCGTGATGACCTGAATGCTTATTTGCGTCCTTACGGGCTATTGTTCGGTCCGGAAACCTCTACAGCCAGCCGGGCTATGATCGGTGGCATGGTAGGTAATAATTCATGCGGTCTGCATAGCATTGTTTGGGGCGCCGTTCGCGATCATTTACTTGAGGTGAACGCGATCCTAAGTGATGGTTCAGAGGTAGTGATCAAAGTCGGCGACCATACGCAAGGCCATACCGGCCTGAAGGGCAAGATCTACCATGAATTGAACGACATGCTGAGTAATGAGCACAACCAGCAACTGATCAAAAACTCCTACCCCAAAAAAGATGTGGTGCGTCGCAATACAGGTTACGCATTGGACGCCTTGCTACAAATGCAGCCTTACCAGGCAGATGGCCAACCATTTAACCTGTGCAGCCTGATCGCGGGGTCCGAAGGGACGTTGGCGTTCATCACCGAGGTCAAGCTTCAACTACTGGACCTGCCGCCATCACAGATAAGCGTGGTATGTATCCATACCAATAGCATTGATGAGGCTTTACGCGCCAACATTGTGGCGTTGAAGCACAAGCCCATGGCATCCGAACTGGTGGACAAGTTCATTATGGACTTCACCATCAACCATCCTGAATACCATAAGAACCGGTTTTTCATTGAGGGCGACCCGGCCGCCATTTTAATGGTGGAATTTATGGCTGATACGGCCGAAGCTTCATCAGGACAGGCCAATGCACTGATCAATGAACTGCAGGCTTTGGGTCTGGGCTACGCCTACCCTGTTCTACATAACAAGGACACCGTTTTTGCCTGGGATGTACGTAAGGCCGGTCTTGGTCTATTGCGTAATATTCAGGGTGATGCGCAGCCGGTCAACCTGATCGAGGATTGTGCGGTTTCGCCGTTGGAACTGCCCGATTATGTGAAGGACCTGGAAGTAGTATTGAAAAAGCATGGCGTTCAAGCATCATACTATGCCCATGCCGGTGCGGGCGAACTGCACATCGAGCCAATCGTCAATCTCAAGACCACCGAGGGACAGGCGGCTTTCCGCGGCATATTGGCCGATACCGTTGAACTGATCAAGAAATATAACGGCTCTCTCTCCGGCGAGCATGGCGACGGCCGTTTACGAGGCGAGTTCATCCCTACTGTATTGGGCAGCGAGACCTACGAACTGTTGCGCAAGGTCAAATACCTGTTCGACCCTAATAACATATTCAATGCTGGCAAAGTGATCGATACGCCCAAGATGGACACCCATCTGCGTGTTGACACTAAACCTGTTCCGGTCACTGATACGATCTTTAATTTCAACAAGAACGGCAGCATACTGCGTCTGGCCGAAAAATGCTCTGGATCGGGCGACTGCCGTAAAACAGCGGTCACCGGCGGGCTCATGTGCCCCAGCTATATGGCCACCCGGCAGGAAAAAGATACCACTCGTGCCCGTGCCAATGTGTTGCGCCAATACCTGAGCGGTCAGGAGACCAACCCTTTCGACCACGAGGAGATCAAGGAGGTGATGGACCTGTGCCTCAGCTGTAAAGGTTGCAAGATCGAGTGCCCTTCAAGCGTGGATGTGGCCAAGATGAAGGCGGAGTTCCTGCAACATTACTATGATGCCAATGGGGTGCCCATGCGTGCCAAGCTGATCGGAAACTTCACCAAGCAAATGAAGCTGGCCTCCATTGCACCGGGCGTGTACAACGCGATCGTGAACAACGATGTGGCACGACGTGCCATGAACAAGCTGATCGGCTTCCACCCCGACCGTACCATGCCTGAGCTGGCCAAACAGACGCTCCGTTCATGGTTCAAGGGCCGTAAGGCAACAAGATCAGCAGGTAAGCTGGTGTACTTGTTCTGCGATGAGTTCACGAATTATAACGATGTGGAGATCGGTAAAAAGGCCATTCAGTTGTTGGAGAACCTCGGCTACCAGGTGGTGATCCCTGAACATCTTGAAAGCGGTCGTACTTATCTATCCAAAGGATTGGTGCGTAAAGCTGCCGAGATAGCCAACCAGAACGTCCAGCTCCTGGGCGACCTCATCTCGAAGGACGCACCGCTGATCGGTATCGAACCATCCGCCGTGTTGACGTTCAGGGATGAGTATGTTGACCTGGCTAAGGACGAGAACCTTGAAAAGGCACTCAGGATAGCCAAGCATACGTTTACTATAGAGGAGTTCATCGCACAGGAGTTCACCGAAGGCCGTATCAGTGCTGAGCAGTTCAGTGATGAGAAGCGTACGGTGGCCATACACGGGCATTGCTATCAAAAATCGCTATCCTCGCAGTCGTACATACAAACGATGTTGAGCATACCTGCCAATTATGAGGTATCGCTCATTCCATCAGGCTGTTGTGGCATGGCCGGCTCGTTCGGATATGAGGAGGAGCACTATGAGGTATCGAACAAGATCGGCGAGCTGGTCCTGTTCCCATTTGTGCGCAGCCAGCCTGAGGAGGTGATCATCGCCGCCGCAGGGACGTCATGCCGCCACCAGATCAAGGATGGCACCAGCCGCAAGGCCAAGCATCCGGTAGAGATCCTTGGGGAAGCGTACCTGCCTAAGGACTGA
- a CDS encoding UxaA family hydrolase, translating to MSDSRHTFLQIHPHDNVLVALADLTAGTIINFNGHDILLTDNVAAKHKFTIQPLDTGAEVFMYGVLVGKASKPIPLGGPITVDNLEHASEDFKMGSRKIDWQQPDVSAFQERTFMGYHRADGSVGTANYWLVIPLVFCENRNINVLKDALSAKLGFAKPRGYENEVDSLIDMYRTGKTVEEILTADLQSTPDQQPANRLFPNIDGIKFLNHELGCGGTRTDSDALCGLLAGYITHPNVAGATVVSLGCQHAQASILKDEIAKRDPNFSKPLIVLEQQQLGTESILMREALKRTFTGLIQANAQQRRPAPLSKLCIGLECGGSDGFSGISANPALGYLSDMLVSMGGSVILAEFPELCGVEQEMSDRCVDEGTATRFMDLMRTYNARAEADGSGFYANPSPGNIKDGLITDAIKSAGAAKKAGNSPVVAVLDYPEKVSQAGLNLLCTPGSDVESTTAEVAAGANIVLFTTGLGTPTGNPVAPVVKLSTNTKLFERMPDIIDINCGTIIEGTETIPQAAERILDYVIELASGNIKPKAVILGQDDFIPWKRGVSL from the coding sequence ATGAGCGACAGCCGACATACTTTTTTACAGATACACCCGCACGATAACGTGCTGGTTGCCCTTGCCGACCTTACCGCAGGAACCATCATCAATTTCAATGGGCACGACATCTTACTGACCGATAACGTGGCCGCTAAGCATAAATTCACCATACAGCCGCTTGATACAGGCGCTGAGGTGTTCATGTATGGCGTATTGGTAGGCAAGGCCAGCAAGCCGATCCCTTTGGGTGGACCTATCACGGTAGATAACCTGGAACATGCCTCTGAAGATTTCAAGATGGGCAGTCGCAAGATCGACTGGCAACAGCCCGATGTGTCAGCCTTTCAGGAGCGTACCTTTATGGGTTATCACCGGGCCGATGGTTCGGTAGGTACGGCCAACTACTGGCTGGTGATCCCGCTGGTATTTTGCGAGAACCGCAACATTAACGTACTGAAGGATGCCCTATCGGCTAAGTTGGGTTTTGCTAAACCCCGAGGTTACGAGAACGAGGTGGACAGCCTGATCGACATGTACCGTACCGGCAAGACGGTGGAAGAGATACTGACCGCCGACCTGCAAAGCACACCCGACCAGCAGCCGGCCAACCGCTTGTTTCCCAACATAGATGGTATCAAATTCCTGAATCATGAACTGGGCTGCGGTGGTACCCGTACCGACTCTGACGCCCTGTGCGGACTACTTGCCGGATACATCACCCACCCTAACGTGGCAGGTGCTACCGTGGTAAGCCTCGGTTGCCAGCACGCGCAGGCAAGTATCCTGAAGGACGAGATCGCCAAACGCGACCCTAATTTCAGCAAGCCATTGATCGTGCTGGAGCAGCAGCAATTAGGTACCGAGAGCATCCTGATGCGCGAGGCGCTTAAACGAACCTTTACCGGTTTGATACAGGCCAACGCCCAGCAACGCAGACCTGCTCCACTGTCTAAGCTGTGCATCGGCCTTGAGTGTGGTGGATCTGATGGCTTTTCGGGCATATCGGCCAACCCAGCCTTAGGTTATTTGTCAGACATGCTGGTGTCCATGGGTGGCAGCGTGATACTGGCCGAGTTCCCAGAGCTTTGTGGTGTGGAACAGGAAATGAGCGACCGTTGTGTTGACGAAGGCACGGCTACCCGCTTTATGGACCTGATGCGCACCTACAACGCCCGTGCGGAAGCAGATGGCTCCGGCTTCTACGCCAACCCATCTCCCGGGAATATAAAGGACGGTTTGATCACCGATGCGATCAAATCGGCCGGGGCCGCTAAAAAGGCCGGTAACTCGCCTGTTGTGGCCGTGCTTGATTATCCTGAGAAAGTAAGCCAGGCAGGTTTAAATCTACTTTGCACGCCTGGCAGTGACGTGGAAAGCACCACAGCGGAGGTAGCAGCAGGAGCCAACATCGTGCTATTTACCACCGGCCTGGGCACGCCTACCGGCAACCCGGTAGCCCCGGTGGTCAAGCTATCCACCAATACGAAGCTGTTCGAGCGAATGCCCGACATCATCGATATCAATTGCGGTACCATCATCGAAGGAACGGAGACCATTCCACAGGCTGCCGAACGCATACTTGACTATGTGATCGAGCTGGCCAGTGGCAATATCAAACCCAAAGCCGTAATATTGGGACAGGATGACTTCATCCCATGGAAAAGAGGTGTTTCATTATAG